One Gossypium raimondii isolate GPD5lz chromosome 3, ASM2569854v1, whole genome shotgun sequence genomic window carries:
- the LOC105795053 gene encoding F-box/kelch-repeat protein At1g22040, translating to MGAFLSLNNSRAGMSEPLDVSQNGTCKRQKLSSCLSEENSRLIPSLPDEISYQILARIPRINYLNVRLVSRAWKAAIMSTELFNTRKELGTTEEWLYILTKVEGDKLLWYALDPLSRRWQRLPQMPNVAFEAESRKRLASLRMWNVVDSGIKIADAIRGWLGRKDALDRMPFCGCAIGAVDGCLYVLGGFSRASALSCVWQYNPVLNSWNEVSSMSTGRAYCKTGILNNKLYVVGGVTRGHGGLTPLKSAEVFDPHTGIWSQLPSMPFSKAQILPTAFLADLLKPIATGMTSYRGRLFVPQSLYCWPFFVDVGGEVYDPDVNSWVEMPAGMGDGWPARQAGTKLSVTVDGELYALDPSNSPESVRIKVYDYQDDAWKVVVGEVPIPDFTDSDFPYLLSGLLGKLHVITKDANNNISVLQADVQNHSLDSSPGAHPESAEPATAFETDLWRVIATRTTGSSELVSCQALNI from the coding sequence TAAACAATTCCAGGGCTGGAATGAGTGAGCCCTTAGATGTTTCACAAAATGGAACATGCAAAAGGCAGAAGTTGTCATCATGTCTTTCTGAAGAGAATTCAAGATTGATTCCTAGCCTTCCGGATGAGATATCTTATCAGATTCTTGCCAGAATTCCGAGGATTAATTACTTGAATGTGAGGTTAGTATCTCGAGCCTGGAAAGCTGCCATCATGAGTACTGAACTTTTTAATACAAGGAAAGAACTAGGAACAACAGAAGAATGGCTCTATATATTGACTAAGGTTGAAGGTGACAAGCTTTTGTGGTATGCTTTGGATCCATTGTCAAGAAGGTGGCAGAGGTTGCCTCAAATGCCCAATGTTGCTTTTGAAGCTGAATCCAGGAAACGTTTAGCTAGCCTTCGGATGTGGAATGTGGTTGACTCTGGCATAAAAATTGCAGATGCCATTAGGGGTTGGCTTGGGAGGAAGGATGCATTGGACAGAATGCCTTTTTGTGGGTGTGCTATTGGTGCTGTTGATGGCTGCCTCTACGTGTTAGGAGGATTCTCTAGAGCGTCAGCCCTGAGCTGTGTTTGGCAGTATAATCCAGTTCTAAATTCGTGGAATGAAGTAAGTTCAATGTCAACTGGTAGAGCCTACTGTAAGACTGGCATCTTAAACAATAAGCTATATGTTGTTGGAGGGGTTACCAGGGGCCATGGTGGATTAACTCCACTTAAGTCTGCTGAAGTGTTTGATCCTCATACTGGTATATGGTCCCAACTACCAAGCATGCCCTTTTCAAAAGCTCAGATTCTACCCACGGCCTTTCTGGCTGATCTACTCAAACCGATTGCCACAGGAATGACATCATATAGGGGAAGGTTATTTGTGCCTCAAAGTTTATATTGCTGGCCATTTTTTGTTGATGTTGGAGGGGAGGTATATGATCCCGATGTAAATTCTTGGGTTGAAATGCCAGCTGGCATGGGTGATGGTTGGCCTGCAAGACAGGCAGGAACAAAATTGAGTGTCACCGTGGATGGTGAGCTGTATGCACTCGATCCATCTAATTCTCCTGAAAGTGTGAGGATTAAGGTATATGATTACCAAGATGATGCATGGAAAGTTGTAGTGGGAGAGGTCCCCATTCCTGACTTTACTGATTCAGATTTTCCCTATTTACTTTCTGGTTTACTGGGAAAGCTTCATGTGATCACTAAAGATGCCAACAACAATATTTCAGTCTTGCAGGCTGATGTGCAAAACCATTCATTGGATAGCTCACCTGGTGCACATCCCGAGTCTGCAGAACCTGCAACAGCATTTGAAACGGATCTTTGGAGGGTTATTGCCACAAGGACGACCGGATCTTCCGAACTAGTAAGTTGTCAGGCACTCAATATCTAG
- the LOC105795054 gene encoding aminotransferase ALD1, chloroplastic isoform X2, with protein sequence MNKLSACSSMACGISLQPKMVLASLRVRKQGNGRCTNVPRNVNLEKLQNNYLFPEISKRELQHLEKYPNAKVISLGIGDTTEPIPEQISLSMANYARALSTADGYRGYGAEQGNQALRKAIAETFYKDVAIKDTEVFVSDGSQCDISRLQLLLGSKVTIAVQDPSFPGYIDSSVIIGQAGDFQDKTGKYQNIEYMQLGPQNNFFPDLTVTPRTDIIFFCSPNNPTGHAATRKQLQQLVEFARDNGSIIIFDSAYAAYISDDSPKSIFEIPGAKEVAIEISSFSKFAGFTGVRLGWTVVPEELLFSGGFPVIHDFNRIVCTCFNGASNIAQAGGLACLSPEGFQVCLMMVMNRNGQISSVEMTAVDSDLSKTFEEETTVGERTLFWHATLTKYNLYSFNCSMIEYSRGLLNLYFL encoded by the exons ATGAACAAGCTATCAGCTTGCAGTTCTATGGCCTGTGGAATTTCTTtgcagcctaagatggtcctgGCGAG TTTGAGAGTACGTAAGCAGGGAAACG GTCGTTGCACAAATGTACCCCGTAATGTAAACTTGGAAAAGCTGCAAAATAACTATTTGTTTCCTGAG ATTTCAAAGCGGGAGCTGCAGCACCTGGAAAAGTACCCAAATGCAAAAGTGATTAGCCTTGGAATTGGTGATACCACAGAGCCAATTCCCGAGCAAATCAGCCTTAGCATGGCTAAT TATGCACGTGCCCTTTCAACTGCTGACGGTTATAGGGGCTATGGAGCTGAGCAAGGGAATCAG GCATTGAGGAAAGCAATTGCCGAAACATTTTACAAGGATGTCGCCATAAAGGACACAGAAGTTTTTGTATCAGATGGTTCTCAGTGTGATATTTCCCGCCTTCAG CTGCTTTTAGGTTCAAAAGTGACAATAGCCGTGCAGGATCCATCTTTTCCG GGTTATATAGATTCAAGTGTCATAATCGGCCAGGCTGGTGATTTTCAAGACAAAACTGGGAAGTATCAAAACATTGAGTACATGCAGCTTGGCCCTCAGAATAATTTCTTCCCTGATTTAACGGTCACTCCAAGAACGGATATCATCTTCTTTTGTTCACCAAATAATCCTACAGGTCATGCAGCTACAAGGAAGCAATTACAGCAGCTTGTAGAGTTTGCAAGGGATAATGgatcaattattatttttgactCCGCTTATGCAGCCTATATCTCTGATGACAGTCctaaatcaatctttgaaattCCTGGTGCCAAAGAG GTTGCAATTGAAATTTCATCATTCTCCAAATTTGCTGGGTTCACTGGAGTTCGTCTTGGTTGGACGGTAGTGCCTGAAGAACTCTTGTTTTCAGGTGGGTTTCCTGTCATACATGATTTCAACCGCATTGTATGCACCTGCTTCAATGGAGCATCCAATATAGCTCAGGCTGGTGGACTAGCATGCCTTTCTCCAGAAGGTTTCCAG GTATGTTTGATGATGGTAATGAATCGTAATGGCCAAATTAGTTCTGTTGAAATGACTGCAGTCGACTCTGATTTGAGCAAAACCTTTGAGGAAGAAACAACAGTTGGTGAAAGAACATTATTTTGGCATGCAACTCTAACAAAATACAATCTATACTCTTTTAACTGCTCTATGATTGAGTATTCTAGAGGACTGctgaatttgtattttttatga
- the LOC105795054 gene encoding aminotransferase ALD1, chloroplastic isoform X1, which produces MNKLSACSSMACGISLQPKMVLASLRVRKQGNGRCTNVPRNVNLEKLQNNYLFPEISKRELQHLEKYPNAKVISLGIGDTTEPIPEQISLSMANYARALSTADGYRGYGAEQGNQALRKAIAETFYKDVAIKDTEVFVSDGSQCDISRLQLLLGSKVTIAVQDPSFPGYIDSSVIIGQAGDFQDKTGKYQNIEYMQLGPQNNFFPDLTVTPRTDIIFFCSPNNPTGHAATRKQLQQLVEFARDNGSIIIFDSAYAAYISDDSPKSIFEIPGAKEVAIEISSFSKFAGFTGVRLGWTVVPEELLFSGGFPVIHDFNRIVCTCFNGASNIAQAGGLACLSPEGFQAICAVIDYYKENAKILVDTFASLGLEVYGGVNAPYVWVHFPGSKSWNIFAEILEKTHIITVPGSGFGPGGGEYIRISAFGKRKHIIEASWRLEKLFSKGKPLFNCLK; this is translated from the exons ATGAACAAGCTATCAGCTTGCAGTTCTATGGCCTGTGGAATTTCTTtgcagcctaagatggtcctgGCGAG TTTGAGAGTACGTAAGCAGGGAAACG GTCGTTGCACAAATGTACCCCGTAATGTAAACTTGGAAAAGCTGCAAAATAACTATTTGTTTCCTGAG ATTTCAAAGCGGGAGCTGCAGCACCTGGAAAAGTACCCAAATGCAAAAGTGATTAGCCTTGGAATTGGTGATACCACAGAGCCAATTCCCGAGCAAATCAGCCTTAGCATGGCTAAT TATGCACGTGCCCTTTCAACTGCTGACGGTTATAGGGGCTATGGAGCTGAGCAAGGGAATCAG GCATTGAGGAAAGCAATTGCCGAAACATTTTACAAGGATGTCGCCATAAAGGACACAGAAGTTTTTGTATCAGATGGTTCTCAGTGTGATATTTCCCGCCTTCAG CTGCTTTTAGGTTCAAAAGTGACAATAGCCGTGCAGGATCCATCTTTTCCG GGTTATATAGATTCAAGTGTCATAATCGGCCAGGCTGGTGATTTTCAAGACAAAACTGGGAAGTATCAAAACATTGAGTACATGCAGCTTGGCCCTCAGAATAATTTCTTCCCTGATTTAACGGTCACTCCAAGAACGGATATCATCTTCTTTTGTTCACCAAATAATCCTACAGGTCATGCAGCTACAAGGAAGCAATTACAGCAGCTTGTAGAGTTTGCAAGGGATAATGgatcaattattatttttgactCCGCTTATGCAGCCTATATCTCTGATGACAGTCctaaatcaatctttgaaattCCTGGTGCCAAAGAG GTTGCAATTGAAATTTCATCATTCTCCAAATTTGCTGGGTTCACTGGAGTTCGTCTTGGTTGGACGGTAGTGCCTGAAGAACTCTTGTTTTCAGGTGGGTTTCCTGTCATACATGATTTCAACCGCATTGTATGCACCTGCTTCAATGGAGCATCCAATATAGCTCAGGCTGGTGGACTAGCATGCCTTTCTCCAGAAGGTTTCCAG GCTATCTGTGCAGTGATCGACTACTACAAGGAGAATGCAAAGATATTGGTAGATACGTTTGCCTCTCTTGGCTTAGAAGTTTATGGCGGTGTCAACGCCCCGTATGTTTGGGTGCATTTTCCTGGTTCAAAATCATGGAATATATTTGcagaaattcttgaaaagacTCATATAATAACGGTACCAGGATCTGGTTTTGGCCCTGGTGGTGGAGAGTATATCAGAATCAGTGCTTTTGGGAAAAGAAAGCACATCATAGAAGCATCATGGAGGCTGGAAAAACTTTTCTCCAAGGGAAAACCCCTTTTTAACtgtctaaaataa
- the LOC105795054 gene encoding aminotransferase ALD1, chloroplastic isoform X4 gives MNKLSACSSMACGISLQPKMVLASLRVRKQGNGRCTNVPRNVNLEKLQNNYLFPEISKRELQHLEKYPNAKVISLGIGDTTEPIPEQISLSMANYARALSTADGYRGYGAEQGNQALRKAIAETFYKDVAIKDTEVFVSDGSQCDISRLQLLLGSKVTIAVQDPSFPGYIDSSVIIGQAGDFQDKTGKYQNIEYMQLGPQNNFFPDLTVTPRTDIIFFCSPNNPTGHAATRKQLQQLVEFARDNGSIIIFDSAYAAYISDDSPKSIFEIPGAKEVAIEISSFSKFAGFTGVRLGWTVVPEELLFSGGFPVIHDFNRIVCTCFNGASNIAQAGGLACLSPEGFQVCLMMVMNRNGQISSVEMTAVDSDLSKTFEEETTVGERTLFWLSVQ, from the exons ATGAACAAGCTATCAGCTTGCAGTTCTATGGCCTGTGGAATTTCTTtgcagcctaagatggtcctgGCGAG TTTGAGAGTACGTAAGCAGGGAAACG GTCGTTGCACAAATGTACCCCGTAATGTAAACTTGGAAAAGCTGCAAAATAACTATTTGTTTCCTGAG ATTTCAAAGCGGGAGCTGCAGCACCTGGAAAAGTACCCAAATGCAAAAGTGATTAGCCTTGGAATTGGTGATACCACAGAGCCAATTCCCGAGCAAATCAGCCTTAGCATGGCTAAT TATGCACGTGCCCTTTCAACTGCTGACGGTTATAGGGGCTATGGAGCTGAGCAAGGGAATCAG GCATTGAGGAAAGCAATTGCCGAAACATTTTACAAGGATGTCGCCATAAAGGACACAGAAGTTTTTGTATCAGATGGTTCTCAGTGTGATATTTCCCGCCTTCAG CTGCTTTTAGGTTCAAAAGTGACAATAGCCGTGCAGGATCCATCTTTTCCG GGTTATATAGATTCAAGTGTCATAATCGGCCAGGCTGGTGATTTTCAAGACAAAACTGGGAAGTATCAAAACATTGAGTACATGCAGCTTGGCCCTCAGAATAATTTCTTCCCTGATTTAACGGTCACTCCAAGAACGGATATCATCTTCTTTTGTTCACCAAATAATCCTACAGGTCATGCAGCTACAAGGAAGCAATTACAGCAGCTTGTAGAGTTTGCAAGGGATAATGgatcaattattatttttgactCCGCTTATGCAGCCTATATCTCTGATGACAGTCctaaatcaatctttgaaattCCTGGTGCCAAAGAG GTTGCAATTGAAATTTCATCATTCTCCAAATTTGCTGGGTTCACTGGAGTTCGTCTTGGTTGGACGGTAGTGCCTGAAGAACTCTTGTTTTCAGGTGGGTTTCCTGTCATACATGATTTCAACCGCATTGTATGCACCTGCTTCAATGGAGCATCCAATATAGCTCAGGCTGGTGGACTAGCATGCCTTTCTCCAGAAGGTTTCCAG GTATGTTTGATGATGGTAATGAATCGTAATGGCCAAATTAGTTCTGTTGAAATGACTGCAGTCGACTCTGATTTGAGCAAAACCTTTGAGGAAGAAACAACAGTTGGTGAAAGAACATTATTTTG GCTATCTGTGCAGTGA
- the LOC105795054 gene encoding aminotransferase ALD1, chloroplastic isoform X3, giving the protein MNKLSACSSMACGISLQPKMVLASLRVRKQGNGRCTNVPRNVNLEKLQNNYLFPEYARALSTADGYRGYGAEQGNQALRKAIAETFYKDVAIKDTEVFVSDGSQCDISRLQLLLGSKVTIAVQDPSFPGYIDSSVIIGQAGDFQDKTGKYQNIEYMQLGPQNNFFPDLTVTPRTDIIFFCSPNNPTGHAATRKQLQQLVEFARDNGSIIIFDSAYAAYISDDSPKSIFEIPGAKEVAIEISSFSKFAGFTGVRLGWTVVPEELLFSGGFPVIHDFNRIVCTCFNGASNIAQAGGLACLSPEGFQAICAVIDYYKENAKILVDTFASLGLEVYGGVNAPYVWVHFPGSKSWNIFAEILEKTHIITVPGSGFGPGGGEYIRISAFGKRKHIIEASWRLEKLFSKGKPLFNCLK; this is encoded by the exons ATGAACAAGCTATCAGCTTGCAGTTCTATGGCCTGTGGAATTTCTTtgcagcctaagatggtcctgGCGAG TTTGAGAGTACGTAAGCAGGGAAACG GTCGTTGCACAAATGTACCCCGTAATGTAAACTTGGAAAAGCTGCAAAATAACTATTTGTTTCCTGAG TATGCACGTGCCCTTTCAACTGCTGACGGTTATAGGGGCTATGGAGCTGAGCAAGGGAATCAG GCATTGAGGAAAGCAATTGCCGAAACATTTTACAAGGATGTCGCCATAAAGGACACAGAAGTTTTTGTATCAGATGGTTCTCAGTGTGATATTTCCCGCCTTCAG CTGCTTTTAGGTTCAAAAGTGACAATAGCCGTGCAGGATCCATCTTTTCCG GGTTATATAGATTCAAGTGTCATAATCGGCCAGGCTGGTGATTTTCAAGACAAAACTGGGAAGTATCAAAACATTGAGTACATGCAGCTTGGCCCTCAGAATAATTTCTTCCCTGATTTAACGGTCACTCCAAGAACGGATATCATCTTCTTTTGTTCACCAAATAATCCTACAGGTCATGCAGCTACAAGGAAGCAATTACAGCAGCTTGTAGAGTTTGCAAGGGATAATGgatcaattattatttttgactCCGCTTATGCAGCCTATATCTCTGATGACAGTCctaaatcaatctttgaaattCCTGGTGCCAAAGAG GTTGCAATTGAAATTTCATCATTCTCCAAATTTGCTGGGTTCACTGGAGTTCGTCTTGGTTGGACGGTAGTGCCTGAAGAACTCTTGTTTTCAGGTGGGTTTCCTGTCATACATGATTTCAACCGCATTGTATGCACCTGCTTCAATGGAGCATCCAATATAGCTCAGGCTGGTGGACTAGCATGCCTTTCTCCAGAAGGTTTCCAG GCTATCTGTGCAGTGATCGACTACTACAAGGAGAATGCAAAGATATTGGTAGATACGTTTGCCTCTCTTGGCTTAGAAGTTTATGGCGGTGTCAACGCCCCGTATGTTTGGGTGCATTTTCCTGGTTCAAAATCATGGAATATATTTGcagaaattcttgaaaagacTCATATAATAACGGTACCAGGATCTGGTTTTGGCCCTGGTGGTGGAGAGTATATCAGAATCAGTGCTTTTGGGAAAAGAAAGCACATCATAGAAGCATCATGGAGGCTGGAAAAACTTTTCTCCAAGGGAAAACCCCTTTTTAACtgtctaaaataa